From Gossypium raimondii isolate GPD5lz chromosome 11, ASM2569854v1, whole genome shotgun sequence:
ctTTTCTCTACCTGATTCATCTTTCACAGATGTTGATGTCTAGGGCATTCTCACGCGTTCCCAGGACGGTCGTTGCACGCTCCTTGCTTCTCTATGCTCCTAAGAACCTTCATACGCCAACCATTTCCACTCAATTTCACTCTCTTGTTCCTGAATATCATAGTAAGGTactaaaaatttacaatttttggttaattgtGAGAAGGGTTTTGCTAGGGTTTAAGGGCTTTGTTTACTTTAGCTTAATaccatgatttttttctttaatctccGTATTGTTGTCTTATTGTATCTTCTTGTTTTATCATGTTGGAATTCTGTGTGTTTTATTTGGAAGTTAAAATGGGTTAAAATGggttaaaatttctttaaaataggtTCCTTTTAGGCTATTTTGCTTATTTTCCCcttaaaatttgatattctCACTGTTAAGTAagagatttaatttttgttatctAATATAAGAAAGGAGAAATTTTTACTACTTGCCTTGCAGTTATTACATTAATGATTTATAAGCTGTCacctcatttttaatttttaattaacagGTTCTTGTTTGGTTTAAGGTTGTCTTTTATTTCAGTGTTTGAATGATCATGTAGGATTTTAAAATCCATATCTTGGTTCCTTCAGGACATAACTGATTCCTTCCCTTTCTATGAATTGTTCTATCTTAGTGCAATTTCCTTGAAATTGGGTGCAATATTACTGATTTTGTCTTTATGTGCCCTTGCTCTGTCTGGACAGTTGGTGACAAGTGATGTGTCTCTGCTACATCATTCAAGCCTCAATTTCTATGCACTCCAACGATTACATATCTCCTCGTTTGCCTCTCCCAAGCCTTCCGAAAAGGAACATGAGGGCGATGTAGAAAATAATGGTCAAGAGCCTATAAAACCAGGTGGGGATACAAATCCTGGAAAGGCTGAAGTTGCTGATCAAGCAAAAGAATCAGATTCTAACTCGGAATATCGAAGTACTATGCCTCAGTCTGATAAAAGGAGAAGAGTCAATTAACAAACTGCATTTTCTGATTCAGGTTCTGAAAGTGATGGTGAACTATCAATGGCCGATATGGTCAAACTTGTCCAGGAGAAAGAAGGACTCTTGGAAGTCAAGCAAATGGAGATTGAACAAATGAAGGACAAAGTTGTTCGTACTCTTGCAGAAATGGAGAATGTTATGGCTAGAACAAGACGTGAAGCTGAGAACTCGAAGAAATTTGCCATACAGGTATTGTTGGTGACCCGATGACCACTTGATTTCTGTTATATTTGGAGTTCTCTAATCATTTGTCAATTTGCTGCAGAATTTTGCAAAGGGCCTACTAGATGTTGCAGACAATTTAGGAAGGGCTTCTACGCATGTTAAAGGCAGTTTCGCTAAGGTAGATGAGTCCAAAGACACTGCTGGAGCTGTACCTCTTTTAAAAACACTTCTAGAAGGAGTTGAAATGACCGAGAAACAGCTTGGAGAGGTAAGCCTTTTGTTACTCACTGAAAGTCTTTTAACAACTTCCTATGGTATTTGGAGTTCTCATGAAGATAAGTTGTTAGAGATCCTGTACTTCAATTTGCAGGTTCGACTTCCACATTTTTTCTTTCGTGAAGGGGAAAAAATGGCAAACTGAATTCCCTTCAACCATTGCACATCAATGAAATTTATTACCCCAAGTAGTGCACTTAGTTATTGTGATCTAtaacatattaaatttgttactaATGGGTTATAAATGTTTTGCTTTCAGGTATTTAGGAAGTTTGGAGTGGAAAAATTCGATCCTACAAATGAACCATTTGATCCACACAGGCATAATGCAGTATTCCAAGTACCAGATAATGCTAAGCCTCCTGGCACGGTTGCTCATGTTTTGAAGGTAATCTtttcttatctattttttattgaaactgTTCCTTTTGTTCATCGTCTGTTATAGTTAAAAGCAAATTATTATTTGGTTGAAGAAATatgatttaagttttaattactGTTAAGATTTAACAATTACCCACTCAACTTATCTTGTCTATGTCTaacaagaacaaaaacaaaatgctGTTTGAACATCTTAAGTGGTCATAGTTCACATTTCCCAGACTTAGATACGTGTTTGTGTCTGACATGGatatgttctattttttttttttcagttttttcaaGTAGTTGAAGAGTCGTATTTCTGTACCTATGAGTTGGACAGAAgtatttcatgaaaaaagaaTTAGAGtaacaaaaatcataattaagttAATGATACAAGTGTTTTCTTGTTTCGTTATTACAGGCGGGGTACATGCTCCACGATCGGGTAATTCGACCTGCTGAGGTTGGTGTTACTCAAGCACTCAACAACGATTCCAACTGAAAACAATATAAATGACAAAAGGCTCTGATGCTTGATGATAAGCTAGTTAGAGTCAGTggcaaatttttcaaaaacctTGCCTTATATACATGCATAGTCATTCAAaacttctttatttctttatttctatatttGGCCATCAATTTCTTGTTTCACTACTCATAGAAGATACCGCTTGGTAAAGAGGGCATTTTGTACGTTTTCCTCTTTctgaagtaaaataaaaagtacagTTTGCTTGGTGAAAAAGATGAGTATCCGGACTACATTGTAGATTCAAGACAGGTAACCTGAACTCTTTTTCAAGTATTTGTGAGGGAAACATATTCAAACATAGGTATAAGAGTATTTCAAACATAGATACGAGAGTATGatctttaatttatatatctatatacgaGGATGATGATAATTATGATTATGATGAAAGTGAGCATATTCATATTGGATATTTACAGGATATTAGAGTAACATATCTGAAATCACAAGAGTAAGCAAATGGCCATTTCAAACAGTGAGGTGAGAGCAACTGTAAGTAACATTCCTTTGACCTGTACTAGGGAATCTATCACATTATATATTACTTCGCATTGCCATGGATTTGAACTAATCACAATGTCTAGCCATTGTTGACATCAAGATTCAGCTGATTTGGCTGAAAGAATATAACAGAATAGCTTTTCACAAATTTTCTTTGGCTGGGAGCATTTTGAACAAAAGTGCA
This genomic window contains:
- the LOC105761176 gene encoding grpE protein homolog 2, mitochondrial yields the protein MLMSRAFSRVPRTVVARSLLLYAPKNLHTPTISTQFHSLVPEYHSKLVTSDVSLLHHSSLNFYALQRLHISSFASPKPSEKEHEGDVENNGQEPIKPGSESDGELSMADMVKLVQEKEGLLEVKQMEIEQMKDKVVRTLAEMENVMARTRREAENSKKFAIQNFAKGLLDVADNLGRASTHVKGSFAKVDESKDTAGAVPLLKTLLEGVEMTEKQLGEVFRKFGVEKFDPTNEPFDPHRHNAVFQVPDNAKPPGTVAHVLKAGYMLHDRVIRPAEVGVTQALNNDSN